A genome region from Acinetobacter lwoffii includes the following:
- the lolD gene encoding lipoprotein-releasing ABC transporter ATP-binding protein LolD, producing the protein MSNLILDAQNIHKSFTDGKATVDVIRGLSLQVKAGEFVSIVGSSGSGKSTLLHVLGGLDRPTSGQVMVNGRRFDTLSEAERGYVRNEHLGFVYQFHHLLPEFTALENVAMPLMLRDNMKFKEAKQQAEYLLERVGLSHRLTHKPGELSGGERQRVALARAVVGKPKLMMADEPTGNLDRKTAAKIFELLTELQREFNMAMLIVTHDEQLAHAADRILHMQDGLWIEP; encoded by the coding sequence ATGAGTAATCTGATTTTAGATGCCCAGAATATTCACAAATCCTTTACCGATGGTAAAGCCACTGTCGATGTGATTCGCGGCTTGTCGCTACAGGTGAAAGCAGGTGAGTTTGTTTCGATTGTAGGTTCAAGTGGTTCAGGCAAAAGTACCTTATTGCATGTTTTGGGTGGATTGGATCGCCCGACGTCAGGTCAGGTCATGGTGAATGGCCGCCGTTTTGATACCTTGTCTGAAGCAGAACGCGGTTATGTGCGGAATGAGCATTTGGGCTTTGTTTATCAGTTTCATCACCTGTTGCCAGAATTTACGGCACTGGAAAATGTGGCCATGCCACTGATGTTACGCGATAACATGAAATTCAAGGAAGCTAAACAGCAGGCCGAATATTTGCTGGAACGTGTTGGTCTTTCGCATCGTCTGACTCACAAGCCGGGTGAATTATCCGGAGGTGAGCGTCAGCGTGTAGCTTTGGCGCGTGCAGTGGTCGGTAAACCTAAACTGATGATGGCCGATGAACCGACCGGAAATCTGGATCGTAAGACTGCAGCAAAGATTTTTGAACTGCTGACCGAATTACAACGTGAGTTCAATATGGCGATGCTGATTGTGACCCATGATGAACAACTGGCCCATGCTGCAGACCGAATTTTACACATGCAGGATGGTCTCTGGATCGAACCATAA
- the serC gene encoding 3-phosphoserine/phosphohydroxythreonine transaminase translates to MRAYNFCAGPAALPTAVLEKAQAEMLDWHGKGLSIMEMSHRSSDYVAMAEKAEADLRKLMNIPENYKVLFLQGGASLQFSAIPLNLLGKNNKGDYIDTGIWSEKALKEAQRYGDINVVKAGIQIDGKYAISAQSEWNLSADAAYVHYADNETIGGLQFASIPETDKPLVCDYSSSILSAPLDVSKFGLIYAGAQKNIGPAGLTLVIIREDLLDQAKPEIPSILKYSDQAKNGSMVNTPSTYAWYLSGLVFEWLLENGGVDAMHKVNLEKANLLYGYIDQSDFYANPIAKANRSIMNVPFTLANADLEKQFLKEAEAQHLLNLAGHRSVGGMRASIYNAVPLEGVQALVNFMDDFAKRNG, encoded by the coding sequence ATGCGCGCGTACAACTTCTGTGCTGGTCCTGCTGCATTACCGACTGCCGTACTTGAAAAAGCTCAAGCTGAAATGCTTGACTGGCATGGCAAAGGTCTTTCGATCATGGAAATGAGCCACCGTAGTTCCGACTATGTTGCCATGGCTGAAAAAGCGGAAGCAGACCTGCGCAAACTCATGAATATTCCTGAGAACTACAAAGTATTGTTCTTGCAGGGTGGGGCATCACTACAGTTCTCGGCAATTCCATTGAACTTGCTTGGCAAAAACAACAAAGGAGACTATATCGATACCGGCATCTGGTCTGAAAAAGCTTTGAAAGAAGCGCAACGTTATGGCGATATCAATGTTGTAAAAGCAGGTATCCAAATTGATGGTAAATATGCGATCAGTGCACAAAGCGAATGGAACCTGTCTGCTGATGCAGCTTATGTGCATTATGCCGATAATGAAACCATTGGCGGTCTGCAATTTGCTTCAATTCCTGAAACAGATAAGCCATTAGTGTGCGATTATTCATCTAGCATTTTATCTGCACCCTTAGACGTCTCTAAATTTGGTTTGATCTATGCGGGCGCGCAAAAGAATATCGGGCCTGCTGGTTTAACGCTGGTGATCATTCGCGAAGATTTACTCGATCAAGCCAAGCCTGAGATTCCAAGCATCTTGAAATATTCAGATCAAGCGAAAAATGGCTCAATGGTCAACACACCATCAACTTATGCATGGTACTTATCTGGTCTGGTGTTTGAGTGGTTACTGGAAAATGGCGGCGTAGATGCCATGCACAAGGTGAACCTTGAGAAAGCTAACTTGCTTTATGGTTATATCGATCAAAGCGATTTCTATGCGAATCCAATCGCAAAAGCAAACCGCTCGATCATGAACGTCCCATTTACCTTGGCCAATGCAGATCTTGAGAAACAGTTCCTGAAAGAAGCTGAAGCGCAGCACTTATTGAATCTTGCTGGTCACCGTTCGGTGGGCGGTATGCGTGCAAGTATTTACAATGCTGTACCTTTAGAAGGTGTGCAAGCATTGGTGAACTTTATGGATGACTTTGCCAAACGCAATGGTTAA
- a CDS encoding PilZ domain-containing protein, with protein MENVQHPNGFTERRVMSRIDAALRINYQIISDDVALNDPYDPNFVLPRYFLLLAELDQFDHAVNYELEQLSEKDQQIARILSLFNQKLNLITGSLYDAIVQSMLPVPEQVNFSETGFSFFNERPIAEGTYLHVTLSHPENFFHIAATAQVAYSREEENGKYRTGAYFITMHPQDRVKLGECVKAHFV; from the coding sequence ATGGAAAATGTACAGCATCCAAACGGATTTACGGAAAGACGCGTCATGTCTCGAATCGATGCTGCCTTACGAATTAATTATCAGATTATTTCCGATGATGTTGCCTTGAATGATCCTTACGATCCTAACTTCGTCTTGCCCCGCTATTTTCTACTACTTGCAGAACTAGATCAATTTGATCATGCGGTTAACTACGAATTAGAACAATTATCTGAAAAAGATCAACAAATTGCTCGAATCTTATCCTTATTTAATCAAAAGTTAAACCTTATTACCGGTTCTTTGTATGACGCAATTGTACAAAGCATGTTACCTGTACCAGAGCAAGTGAACTTTTCAGAAACCGGTTTTAGTTTCTTTAATGAGCGCCCTATCGCTGAAGGCACCTATCTGCACGTGACTTTGAGTCATCCGGAAAATTTCTTCCATATTGCAGCAACCGCTCAGGTGGCCTACAGTCGCGAAGAAGAAAATGGCAAATATCGGACTGGTGCATATTTTATTACCATGCATCCCCAAGACCGTGTCAAACTGGGTGAATGCGTCAAGGCTCACTTTGTTTAA
- a CDS encoding lipoprotein-releasing ABC transporter permease subunit has translation MFKPISLYIGLKYTRARRSNHFISFIALVSMIGLTLGVAVLITVLSVMNGFDRELKNRVLGMIPQATVSSTQILTNWPELAKQIEGHEHVQGVAPFTQLQGMLTAQGQVAGIMVSGIEPEYEKKVSIIQNHMVEGSIDSLKKGEFGIVLGKQMTDAMGVGLNDNITLVLPEATPSPAGVVPRFKRFKVVGIFSIGAEVDSMMGYIALNDASTLLRLPDGAQGVRMKLDDIFLAPQVSQEIVRDLPGNFYASDWTYTHGNLFSAIQMEKAMVSLLLFLIVLVAAFNIVSSLVMVVTDKKSDIAILRTLGASPATITKIFMVQGTVIGVIGTCAGAILGIIAATSISSFIGWLNNTLGLNMFDAYFINYLPSYLRWQDVLVIVGLSLALSFVATIYPALRAAKIQPAEALRYE, from the coding sequence ATGTTCAAACCAATCTCGCTGTATATAGGGTTGAAATATACTCGCGCACGGCGTAGTAACCACTTCATTTCTTTTATCGCGTTGGTCTCAATGATCGGCCTCACACTCGGTGTGGCAGTCCTCATTACAGTGTTGTCTGTGATGAATGGTTTTGACCGAGAGTTAAAGAATCGTGTCTTAGGAATGATACCTCAAGCGACTGTTTCCTCAACACAAATTTTAACAAATTGGCCAGAACTTGCAAAGCAAATTGAAGGGCATGAGCATGTTCAGGGAGTCGCACCTTTTACTCAATTACAAGGCATGCTGACCGCACAGGGTCAGGTCGCCGGCATTATGGTCAGCGGGATTGAACCCGAGTATGAGAAAAAAGTTTCAATTATACAAAACCATATGGTTGAGGGCAGTATCGACAGCCTGAAAAAAGGTGAATTTGGTATTGTTTTGGGCAAGCAAATGACCGATGCCATGGGTGTGGGTTTAAATGACAATATTACTCTGGTTTTGCCAGAAGCCACCCCATCACCAGCCGGTGTCGTCCCACGTTTTAAGCGTTTTAAAGTCGTGGGAATTTTCAGTATTGGTGCTGAAGTTGATTCTATGATGGGTTATATCGCTTTAAATGATGCGTCGACTTTACTGCGTCTTCCGGATGGTGCGCAGGGTGTGCGTATGAAGCTGGATGATATTTTCCTGGCACCACAAGTGTCTCAGGAAATCGTGCGTGATTTGCCGGGGAATTTCTATGCTTCGGACTGGACTTATACGCATGGTAACCTGTTCAGTGCGATTCAGATGGAAAAGGCCATGGTCAGCCTGCTTTTATTCCTGATTGTTCTAGTCGCGGCATTTAATATTGTGTCTTCACTGGTAATGGTGGTGACGGATAAAAAATCAGACATTGCCATTTTAAGGACTTTGGGGGCTTCACCTGCCACCATTACCAAAATCTTTATGGTGCAAGGTACCGTGATTGGGGTGATTGGAACTTGTGCAGGGGCCATCCTCGGGATTATTGCGGCAACCAGTATCAGTAGCTTTATTGGCTGGCTCAACAATACTTTAGGCCTGAATATGTTTGATGCCTATTTTATTAACTACTTACCTTCGTATCTGCGCTGGCAGGATGTCTTGGTGATTGTAGGCTTGTCACTGGCACTCAGTTTTGTCGCGACAATTTATCCGGCTTTACGTGCAGCAAAAATTCAACCGGCAGAGGCTTTGCGTTATGAGTAA
- a CDS encoding YaiI/YqxD family protein, whose amino-acid sequence MGSPVLPFKLWVDADALPRMLRDVIIRASDRYQLEVTFVANQPVGITPSVRINSIQVMSGADAADKEIILRMKEHDIVMTQDIPLAAEVIEKGGIAIHPRGEIYTTANVKARLHLRDFMDSLRGAGVQTGGPPPISERDKREFSSALDQTIQKQKRKTSAL is encoded by the coding sequence ATGGGAAGCCCTGTGTTGCCATTCAAACTTTGGGTCGATGCCGATGCATTGCCCCGTATGCTGCGAGATGTGATTATTCGTGCTTCGGATCGCTATCAGCTGGAAGTTACTTTTGTTGCCAATCAACCAGTCGGAATCACACCTTCGGTCAGAATTAATTCAATTCAGGTGATGAGTGGAGCGGATGCTGCAGATAAAGAAATTATTCTGCGTATGAAAGAGCATGATATTGTCATGACCCAAGATATTCCCTTGGCTGCGGAAGTGATTGAAAAAGGCGGAATTGCGATTCATCCCCGCGGTGAAATTTATACTACAGCCAATGTCAAAGCGCGCTTACACTTGCGTGATTTTATGGACAGCCTACGCGGAGCTGGTGTGCAAACGGGCGGGCCACCCCCGATTTCAGAGCGGGATAAACGCGAATTTTCCAGCGCACTCGATCAGACCATTCAAAAACAAAAACGTAAAACTTCCGCGCTTTAA
- a CDS encoding DMT family transporter, producing MPTQTNMIVTYLLLVFIWATTPLAIVWSVTDLHPLWALALRFFLALPFAFALLWLFKTRFPLDKLSMHSYLAGACSFIGSQIFTYLATDYLSSGIIALMFGLAPIMTGLIGRFVFQLKLYASQWGGMAIALLGLGIICVGGKDQHIQPIGIGLMLLSVFIYSASMFWVKKVNAPLEPMAQAAGSIAVSAVMACAMLPFIWQFAPTQIPQAKSLIGLSYAVIMASLIAMFCYFKLVQKIKATTLSLTTVLTPMLALFVGVILNDEKLSGGAVFGVVILLAGLLLYFSREIKASYNARLSSPSSTD from the coding sequence ATGCCCACACAAACCAATATGATTGTCACCTATCTTTTATTGGTTTTTATCTGGGCGACGACACCGCTGGCGATTGTCTGGAGTGTGACGGATTTGCATCCGCTCTGGGCTTTGGCACTGCGCTTCTTTCTGGCTTTGCCTTTTGCATTTGCCTTGTTGTGGCTGTTTAAAACCCGTTTTCCCTTAGATAAATTATCCATGCACAGTTATCTGGCTGGTGCATGCAGTTTTATCGGCTCACAGATTTTCACCTATTTGGCTACGGATTATCTGAGTTCAGGCATTATTGCCCTGATGTTCGGACTGGCGCCGATCATGACCGGATTGATTGGCCGTTTTGTATTTCAGCTTAAGCTGTATGCTTCGCAGTGGGGTGGTATGGCGATTGCGCTGCTGGGTCTGGGCATTATCTGTGTAGGTGGCAAAGATCAGCATATTCAGCCGATTGGCATAGGCCTGATGTTGCTCAGTGTTTTTATTTATTCTGCTTCTATGTTCTGGGTGAAAAAAGTCAATGCCCCTTTAGAGCCTATGGCGCAGGCTGCCGGTTCTATTGCAGTTTCAGCGGTCATGGCTTGTGCCATGTTGCCATTTATCTGGCAATTTGCACCTACCCAGATTCCACAGGCAAAATCGCTGATTGGACTTAGTTATGCGGTAATCATGGCTTCCCTGATTGCGATGTTCTGTTATTTTAAGCTGGTACAGAAAATCAAGGCGACCACTTTGTCGTTGACCACCGTATTGACGCCGATGCTGGCCTTATTTGTCGGGGTGATTCTGAATGATGAAAAATTATCGGGTGGAGCAGTCTTTGGCGTCGTTATCTTACTGGCTGGTTTGTTGTTATATTTTTCCAGAGAAATTAAAGCGAGCTATAACGCTCGCCTTTCATCACCCAGCAGCACTGACTAA